TTGATGGACCGTGTTTGACTGCAGGAGACGCGTGATGAAATGCACCCAGTATTACCCTGTCCTTATGACCAAGGACGTGACCAAGACTGCCCGGTTTTATCAGGATCACTTCCGGTTCAAGGCTGTGTTCGAAGCAGACTGGTATGTGCATCTGCAATCGATCGAGGACGAGGCCGTAAACCTCGCCATTCTCGATCAGGACCATGAAACGATCCCGGCGATCCGCCGCGGGCAGGGCACTGGCGCCATGCTATTGAACTTTGAGGTCGAGGACGTTGATCAGATCTATGCGGGCGCCACGGACGCCGGATTGCCGATCCTGCTGGCGCTGAAGGACGAGCCCTTTGGTCAGCGGCATTTCATCACCGAAGACCCGAACGGCATCATGATCGATGTGATCAAACCGATCCCTCCGAGCCCGGAGTTCCTGAAACAGTTCGCGCCCGAGGCCGTGCCGGCCTGAACCCATGTTTGGTAGCCGGCTCGAAAGGCATCATGTGAGGTTGGTTTAACCTGACGCGGAATTGCCGAGGACGAGCGATTCCACTGAACAGATGCGCTCTTGTTCCAGTGCGAACAGGATCGCTTCCACGACATGGCGTGCGGTCATGGTTCTGTTCGTGCCTGGAGAGGGGCGTTTGAACCAGGCAGAACTCTTGTATTCCAGATCGCTTTCGAAATCGGGCGGAAAGACGGACATCACCCGGATATGGGGGTGTGTTTGGCGAAGCCGGTTCATGAAGGCGGTCTGAGCGCTCTTTGTGGCATGGTAAGCAGCATTGGGTTCCGATTGACCATCCAATGCCAAACCCGACTTTGAAACAATGGTCATGATGTCAGGCTCTTCTGACATTTCCAAAAGCGGAAGGCAGTGTTTGGTCAGGAGGATCGTTCCGGTAACCGTAGAATTTACGGCGGTGATCAAATGATCGTCGTCCGTCGCTTCAAAGGATCCGGAGAGCCACACGGCCGCACTGTTGATCAGAATGTCGATCTTTGGCGTCGTCGCCTTCAGATCCAAGACAAACTGGCGGATGCAGTCCGGATCAGCGATATCGCAGCTGTAGGCAGTGGCAGACGAGCCGGTGACATCTTTGATAAAGCGGCACGTGTCTTCGGCCTGTGCCTTGCCCCGTGCGGACAGGTGAATACCTGCGCCATGGTCCGCCAAGGCTGCCGCGAGTGCCCGGCCAGTTGATCGGCCCGCACCGGTTATGATCACCGTCTTGCCATTTAGCGTGCCCATGCTTCACCGCCCCTTCGCCTGTCATTGCAGCCGTCAATTCCAAGCGAAAAGGTGGTTATGAAGCGCAATTAAGCAAGAAAAATATTTTTATATTTTACAGGTGAGCGAATAGGTGCGGATAACTGCGGCGCCGAACTGCGGTGGTTTAAGACGTCACCGGCGGGCAGGAACTGCTCTGCTCGGCACGGCTCTTCAGGCCTTGAAGGCTTTGCATGGTGTTCGGATTGCCCGGCAGAACGAAACTCTGTTCCAGCCCCGTGCGGACATTGTTGATCACGGCAAGATCCTGAACAACGAGCGTCTCACATGGGGTGCCTGTGAAGCGAAGCCGGATGCGGATAACCCGATTGCCATTGTCTGAGGGGCCAAACTGGCTGTCCAGTGCGGGGTTTTCGCCGGTGAGCTGGCGCTCCATGACGACCATATTCGGCTCGTCCTGGATCACGATGGTGCCGCGTTCCTGGGCGCTGGAGACCAGAGCGGAGCGAACGGTCATCGGGTCGGCGGCGACCTTAACGCTTTGCGCGCCCTGCGGCACGGTCAGCTGCGGCTGATTTCCAAGGGACGCTTGTTGGGTGTTGCTGGACTGGCACGCTGCAAGTGTGAGTGCACAAAGGCCTGCAAGAATGAGATGCCGCATGAGATCGCCTGAGCTTGTATGAATGTCTCTATGGGTTCGGTCTAAAACAGGTCTTTCGCCAGTGCAAGGAAGCTGCCGTATCGTAAAGGCCGGTTTCTGCACCAGTGTCACATTTTTGATCCTCTAGAACGTATCTCCGGTTTTGAAGCCACCGCCGCCAAACCCGCCGCCGGTCTTGAAGCCGCCGCCACCAAACCCGTCATTTCCGCCCGGCATGCCGGCGCCCGGCCCGCCGAACCCGCCGGGGCCCGGAATGCCACCGAAGCCGCCCATGGAGCGGGGAAGGCCTTTGCCCTTTGGAAATGCCACCCGGCGGCCCTTGGGACGGCGGCGCTTGTGGGACCGTTGTGCTCTATCCCAATACTCCGCGCCGGAAATCGCGCCCTTTACGAGTTCGCCTAGCAAAACTGTCGTCAAGCGATCATCGGAAAACGTTGTTTCCCAGCTGCCATATCCATTGGAGCGGAACCGTTTGACGACATCCGCAAGCTCAGCTCGGCGGCGGCCGATATCGCGCTGCAGTTCGCGGTCCTGGCGGACC
This window of the Roseibium alexandrii DFL-11 genome carries:
- a CDS encoding SDR family NAD(P)-dependent oxidoreductase, which produces MGTLNGKTVIITGAGRSTGRALAAALADHGAGIHLSARGKAQAEDTCRFIKDVTGSSATAYSCDIADPDCIRQFVLDLKATTPKIDILINSAAVWLSGSFEATDDDHLITAVNSTVTGTILLTKHCLPLLEMSEEPDIMTIVSKSGLALDGQSEPNAAYHATKSAQTAFMNRLRQTHPHIRVMSVFPPDFESDLEYKSSAWFKRPSPGTNRTMTARHVVEAILFALEQERICSVESLVLGNSASG
- a CDS encoding VOC family protein, with protein sequence MKCTQYYPVLMTKDVTKTARFYQDHFRFKAVFEADWYVHLQSIEDEAVNLAILDQDHETIPAIRRGQGTGAMLLNFEVEDVDQIYAGATDAGLPILLALKDEPFGQRHFITEDPNGIMIDVIKPIPPSPEFLKQFAPEAVPA